From the Oryzihumus leptocrescens genome, one window contains:
- a CDS encoding type II secretion system F family protein, with translation MNALIALALGTAVLLAGRPPTPTLSVLTSPAGAPAADPPRPAGRLPQRVRGLRHRRAAWRDRAIARTVLALVDAVAPALEAGLAPAAAFVIAADSVTPAQEPRPGPAAAWVRAAGSAVAQGAPVSAVLRRGAGTLGSRELGVLAAAWSLSEETGGPLADAVRTAGAVVRGSMAQRERMLAAVAGARSTMNILTVLPIGGPLIALAVGLDPSRLYLGSPLNQGCLVMGVALAVVGRAWVRRLVAGAVRGPVLS, from the coding sequence GTGAACGCGCTCATCGCGCTCGCCCTGGGCACGGCGGTGTTGCTGGCCGGTCGCCCGCCCACGCCGACGCTCTCGGTGCTGACCTCGCCCGCTGGTGCGCCTGCCGCCGATCCGCCCCGGCCGGCGGGCCGCCTGCCGCAGCGGGTCCGTGGCCTCCGGCACCGGAGGGCGGCGTGGCGGGACCGTGCGATCGCCCGCACGGTCCTCGCCCTGGTCGACGCCGTGGCGCCGGCGCTGGAGGCGGGGCTGGCACCGGCCGCGGCGTTCGTGATCGCCGCCGACTCGGTCACACCCGCGCAGGAGCCCCGACCCGGGCCCGCCGCGGCCTGGGTCCGGGCGGCCGGCAGCGCCGTCGCGCAGGGCGCACCGGTGTCCGCAGTCCTGCGCCGCGGCGCAGGCACCCTGGGCTCACGGGAGCTGGGGGTGCTGGCCGCCGCGTGGTCGCTGAGCGAGGAGACCGGCGGCCCGCTGGCCGACGCCGTGCGCACCGCGGGAGCGGTCGTGCGCGGCTCGATGGCCCAGCGGGAGCGCATGCTGGCCGCGGTCGCCGGGGCGCGCTCGACGATGAACATCCTCACGGTGCTGCCGATCGGGGGCCCGCTGATCGCCCTGGCCGTGGGGCTGGACCCGTCGAGGCTCTACCTCGGGTCCCCGCTCAACCAGGGCTGCCTCGTCATGGGCGTCGCGCTGGCCGTGGTGGGACGGGCCTGGGTGCGCCGGCTCGTCGCCGGAGCCGTCCGCGGGCCGGTGCTCTCGTGA
- a CDS encoding TadE family type IV pilus minor pilin translates to MVTAELAVVLPVVVAVLALSLWAFGLAVDQVRCVDAARAGARAAARGDPVDAVSSQVRRDAPAGAVVAVSAGGGDVTVSVTAPVRRLAGLVPVEWRPSASATARREVEGGQL, encoded by the coding sequence ATGGTCACGGCCGAGCTGGCGGTGGTCCTGCCTGTCGTCGTTGCCGTGCTCGCCCTGTCCCTGTGGGCGTTCGGGCTCGCCGTCGACCAGGTGCGGTGCGTCGACGCGGCCCGGGCCGGTGCCCGCGCGGCGGCGCGAGGGGACCCGGTCGACGCCGTGTCCTCACAGGTCCGGCGCGACGCGCCGGCCGGTGCCGTCGTGGCGGTCTCCGCCGGAGGTGGAGACGTGACGGTGTCGGTCACCGCGCCGGTGCGCAGGCTCGCAGGGCTGGTGCCGGTCGAGTGGCGCCCGTCCGCGAGTGCCACGGCCCGGCGCGAGGT
- a CDS encoding S8 family peptidase — translation MSPRLSRRPATLAATAALALTTSLLGAGLAQASPAADQPASTPVPIATPDGMLMSYLLNAKHANPGQTRLVERAVQAAGGTVVQSWPEIGVVVAHSTRSAFRADVVRLAEGHAVESVGATRTVAVKEGTPGSSAPAARHASAGQMSTGDAQDAGPATDPREAEQWDMAMIKADRAHQVTDGSRKVLVGVLDSGIDASHPDLKANIDAANSASCIDAGKPDTTPSSWLPTTSGHGTHVAGTIAAARNGIGIVGVAPNVRLASVKVVSDDGYIYPEYAVCGFMWAGLKHMDVTNNSYYVDPFQFYCDDQPDQAAAMEAVRRAVAWSEKQGVVSAAAAGNSNYDLAHKTTDSTSPDDSTPVTRTINNGCHDIPTELPGVATVSALTQTTDKASYSNFGEGVIDVAAPGSRILSTWPGGGYALLSGTSMASPHVAGVLALLKSTHPDASPAQLIAMLRGEADDHACPTDTRCTGSTDDNAFYGEGITDALDAVTAHAG, via the coding sequence ATGTCACCTCGCTTGTCCCGTCGCCCCGCGACGCTGGCCGCCACCGCGGCGCTCGCGCTGACGACGTCCCTGCTCGGAGCCGGCCTGGCCCAGGCCTCGCCCGCCGCCGACCAGCCCGCCTCGACGCCCGTGCCGATCGCGACCCCCGACGGCATGCTCATGAGCTACCTGCTCAACGCGAAGCACGCCAACCCCGGCCAGACCCGGCTGGTCGAGCGGGCCGTGCAGGCCGCGGGCGGCACCGTGGTCCAGTCCTGGCCCGAGATCGGCGTCGTGGTCGCCCACTCCACCCGCTCGGCGTTCCGCGCCGACGTCGTGCGCCTGGCCGAGGGCCACGCCGTGGAGTCGGTCGGCGCCACCCGGACCGTCGCGGTCAAGGAGGGCACGCCCGGCAGCAGCGCACCCGCGGCCCGGCACGCGTCCGCCGGCCAGATGAGCACCGGCGACGCCCAGGACGCCGGCCCGGCGACCGACCCGCGCGAGGCCGAGCAGTGGGACATGGCCATGATCAAGGCCGACCGGGCCCACCAGGTCACCGACGGCTCCCGCAAGGTCCTCGTGGGTGTCCTCGACAGCGGCATCGACGCCAGCCACCCCGACCTCAAGGCCAACATCGACGCCGCGAACTCGGCGAGCTGCATCGACGCCGGCAAGCCGGACACCACCCCGAGCAGCTGGCTGCCCACGACCAGCGGCCACGGCACACACGTGGCCGGCACGATCGCCGCCGCCCGTAACGGGATCGGCATCGTCGGGGTCGCACCGAACGTGCGCCTCGCCTCGGTCAAGGTGGTCAGCGACGACGGCTACATCTACCCCGAGTACGCCGTCTGCGGCTTCATGTGGGCCGGCCTGAAGCACATGGACGTCACCAACAACAGCTACTACGTGGACCCGTTCCAGTTCTACTGCGACGACCAGCCGGACCAGGCCGCCGCGATGGAGGCGGTCCGCCGAGCCGTCGCCTGGTCGGAGAAGCAGGGCGTGGTCAGCGCCGCCGCCGCGGGCAACAGCAACTACGACCTGGCCCACAAGACGACCGACAGCACCAGCCCCGACGACAGCACGCCGGTCACCCGGACGATCAACAACGGCTGCCACGACATCCCGACCGAGCTGCCGGGCGTGGCCACCGTGTCGGCGTTGACCCAGACGACGGACAAGGCGAGCTACTCCAACTTCGGTGAGGGCGTCATCGACGTCGCCGCCCCCGGCTCGCGGATCCTGTCCACCTGGCCCGGTGGCGGCTACGCCCTGCTCAGCGGCACCTCGATGGCCTCCCCGCACGTCGCGGGGGTCCTCGCACTGCTGAAGTCCACCCACCCCGACGCCTCCCCGGCCCAGCTCATCGCGATGCTGCGCGGCGAGGCCGACGACCACGCGTGCCCGACGGACACCCGCTGC
- a CDS encoding TadA family conjugal transfer-associated ATPase: MTVSDPVWEQIRQGRPPSAAAVADVLGPARVTLGERGLERARDDLAAQVLGAGPLEPLLTDSRVTDVLVNAASGVWVERDGLLARTGVDVGSEAQVRRLAVRLAGLAGRRLDETCPWVDGLLPGGVRLHAVLPPLAADGTHISLRVPRRVAPTLTGLGELGAFGPGWLPVLRALVRRRRAFVVTGGTGSGKTTLLGALLGEVDGGERLVVVEDVRELAVDHPHVVRLQARAANVEGRGEATLTALVRQSLRMRPDRVVVGEVRGGEVRELLTALNTGHEGGCGTLHANACSDVVARFEALGALAGMSPAAVHAQLVSAIQVVLHVSRPGGQRRLETIGVLQRDDGRAPVVVPALERGAGGEPRRAEGWPRLAATCGLPDDGDGFGATR, from the coding sequence GTGACCGTCAGCGACCCCGTCTGGGAGCAGATCCGCCAGGGCCGACCGCCATCGGCCGCTGCCGTGGCCGACGTGCTCGGACCGGCGCGCGTGACGCTGGGGGAGCGCGGGCTCGAACGTGCCCGCGACGACCTCGCCGCGCAGGTGCTGGGCGCGGGTCCGCTCGAGCCGCTGCTGACCGACTCCCGGGTCACCGACGTCCTGGTCAACGCCGCCTCCGGGGTGTGGGTCGAGCGCGACGGGCTCCTCGCCCGGACCGGTGTCGACGTCGGGTCGGAGGCGCAGGTCCGCCGGCTCGCCGTCCGCCTTGCCGGTCTGGCTGGGCGACGGCTGGACGAGACCTGTCCGTGGGTCGACGGGCTGCTGCCCGGGGGCGTGCGGCTGCACGCGGTGCTCCCCCCGCTGGCGGCCGACGGCACCCACATCAGCCTGCGGGTGCCGCGCCGGGTCGCCCCGACGCTGACCGGGCTCGGCGAGCTGGGGGCGTTCGGGCCGGGCTGGTTGCCGGTCCTGCGTGCCCTGGTCCGCCGGCGCCGCGCGTTCGTCGTCACCGGAGGCACCGGCAGCGGCAAGACCACGCTCCTGGGGGCCCTGCTCGGTGAGGTCGACGGGGGTGAGCGACTCGTGGTCGTCGAGGACGTCCGCGAGCTGGCCGTGGACCACCCCCACGTCGTCCGCCTCCAGGCCCGGGCCGCCAACGTCGAGGGCCGCGGCGAGGCCACGCTGACCGCGCTGGTCCGACAGTCCCTGCGCATGCGTCCAGACCGGGTCGTCGTCGGGGAGGTGCGTGGCGGAGAGGTGCGTGAGCTGCTCACGGCGCTCAACACCGGACACGAGGGCGGCTGCGGCACCCTGCACGCCAACGCGTGCTCCGACGTCGTCGCCCGGTTCGAGGCGCTCGGCGCCCTGGCCGGCATGAGCCCCGCCGCGGTGCACGCCCAGCTGGTCAGCGCGATCCAGGTCGTGCTGCACGTCAGCCGGCCGGGTGGGCAGCGTCGCCTGGAGACGATCGGCGTCCTGCAGCGCGACGACGGCCGTGCTCCCGTGGTGGTCCCCGCCCTCGAGCGCGGTGCTGGCGGGGAGCCGCGACGCGCGGAGGGGTGGCCCCGGCTGGCCGCGACGTGCGGGTTGCCCGACGACGGCGACGGCTTCGGAGCGACGCGGTGA
- a CDS encoding DUF4244 domain-containing protein, whose translation MTPALTRTYRAVRRRVALTGQAGMTTAEYAVGTLAACAFAAVLIAVVRSGAIKTALSHLITTALAIAS comes from the coding sequence ATGACACCTGCACTCACCCGCACCTACCGGGCCGTTCGCCGCAGGGTCGCCCTGACCGGCCAGGCCGGCATGACGACGGCGGAGTACGCCGTGGGGACCCTGGCCGCCTGCGCCTTCGCGGCGGTGCTCATCGCCGTCGTGCGCTCGGGGGCGATCAAGACGGCACTCTCGCACCTGATCACCACCGCCCTGGCGATCGCCTCGTGA
- a CDS encoding type II secretion system F family protein: MTPLEAVLVTLAVLLVSAPAPRLPLRTALPERALRAAPPLTMPDVADTLDLLALALRGGAGIVQAIDAVADRVGPPAADQLRRVSAALRWGVEDSRAWSAVPAAWQPAARALHMAATAGAAPADLLHMAAGDLRRAEAARLEVAASRLGARVVLPLGLAFLPAFALTTVAPVVLALTHQVLGA, encoded by the coding sequence GTGACGCCGCTCGAAGCGGTGCTGGTGACCCTGGCCGTCCTGCTCGTCTCGGCGCCTGCGCCGCGCCTGCCGCTGCGGACCGCGCTGCCAGAGCGGGCCCTCCGGGCCGCTCCGCCGCTGACGATGCCCGACGTGGCCGACACCCTCGACCTGCTGGCCCTGGCCCTGCGCGGGGGTGCGGGCATCGTCCAGGCCATCGATGCCGTGGCGGACCGGGTTGGCCCACCCGCGGCGGACCAGCTGCGCCGGGTCTCGGCCGCGCTGCGCTGGGGAGTGGAGGACTCCCGCGCCTGGTCGGCGGTCCCGGCCGCGTGGCAGCCGGCGGCCCGGGCGCTGCACATGGCGGCGACGGCCGGTGCCGCGCCGGCCGACCTGCTGCACATGGCCGCCGGTGACCTGCGCCGGGCCGAGGCCGCGCGGCTGGAGGTCGCGGCCTCCCGGCTCGGGGCGCGGGTGGTGCTGCCGCTCGGCCTGGCGTTCCTGCCGGCGTTCGCCCTCACGACCGTCGCCCCGGTCGTGCTCGCCCTCACCCACCAGGTCCTGGGCGCGTGA
- the ssd gene encoding septum site-determining protein Ssd: MTAAHVIGVVGGSGGVGGTVLAAALATRAAATGRTVACVDGDVLGGGLDVTFGLEQEPGLRWPDLAAALGRVDGPELLRRLPATDGVAVLSFDRTRPAAPADEARDEVLRALRACVDVVVLDLPRADAPFGQSLAAVADSLVLVSGDGVQALAATSAAAEFLSHTHDQLWLCVRCTGHDDGVAESLAVAVDLPLVATVRHDPRLDADLLHGIPPGSRSRGPLARAAETVLAALLLPAERRAS, encoded by the coding sequence ATGACAGCAGCTCACGTGATCGGCGTCGTCGGCGGTTCCGGCGGGGTCGGTGGCACCGTCCTCGCCGCCGCGCTCGCCACCCGGGCCGCAGCCACCGGCCGCACCGTCGCCTGTGTCGACGGCGACGTGCTCGGTGGGGGCCTCGACGTCACCTTCGGCCTCGAGCAGGAGCCGGGCCTGCGCTGGCCCGACCTTGCCGCCGCGCTCGGCCGGGTCGACGGCCCCGAGCTGCTGCGCCGGCTGCCGGCCACCGACGGGGTGGCGGTCCTGTCCTTCGACCGCACGAGACCGGCCGCGCCGGCTGACGAGGCGCGCGACGAGGTGCTGCGCGCGCTGAGGGCCTGCGTCGACGTCGTCGTGCTCGACCTGCCCCGTGCCGATGCGCCCTTCGGGCAGTCGCTGGCCGCCGTGGCGGACTCGCTGGTCCTGGTGTCCGGCGACGGGGTGCAGGCCCTGGCCGCCACCAGCGCCGCCGCGGAGTTCCTGAGTCACACCCATGACCAGCTGTGGCTGTGCGTGCGCTGCACCGGGCACGACGACGGGGTCGCCGAGTCGCTCGCGGTCGCGGTCGACCTGCCGCTGGTCGCCACGGTGCGGCACGACCCACGCCTCGATGCGGACCTGCTGCACGGCATCCCCCCGGGGTCGCGCTCGCGCGGCCCGCTGGCCCGGGCCGCCGAGACGGTGCTGGCCGCGTTGCTGCTGCCGGCCGAGCGGCGGGCCTCGTGA
- a CDS encoding Fic family protein gives MPGPADSLAALAALPGVDEAATAAREACTELRWHQALRRRIPEAAAESRVRGARASAALEGAEVDVAVVRDLMRGALAWPTEPDPLEQVLRGVVQATAETEHVRGLVGSAPLQALARLHVAGAAGLVAPEQLGRPRQPGEGCAELVDLGPAPDADVVSARLAGLVELLTALDSAPAVIVAALVHAEIAVVRPFVRGNGAVARAMERAVVQASGLDPTGVAVPEAGHGAQGGAAYLGALTAYGTGSREGVALWLTHCAQAVVTGAREGQRIADAVLAGRLG, from the coding sequence GTGCCCGGACCTGCCGACTCCCTCGCCGCGCTCGCCGCCCTGCCCGGGGTGGACGAGGCCGCCACCGCCGCCCGCGAGGCGTGCACCGAGCTGCGCTGGCACCAGGCGCTGCGCCGGCGGATCCCCGAGGCGGCGGCCGAGTCCCGCGTCCGCGGGGCCCGTGCCAGTGCCGCTCTGGAGGGCGCCGAGGTCGACGTCGCCGTGGTCCGCGACCTGATGCGCGGTGCGCTGGCGTGGCCGACCGAGCCCGACCCGCTCGAGCAGGTGCTGCGCGGAGTGGTCCAGGCCACCGCCGAGACCGAGCACGTGCGTGGCCTCGTGGGGTCCGCGCCGCTGCAGGCGCTGGCCCGCCTGCACGTCGCGGGCGCCGCCGGGCTCGTCGCCCCCGAGCAGCTGGGCCGCCCCCGCCAGCCGGGGGAGGGCTGCGCCGAGCTGGTCGACCTCGGGCCCGCGCCGGACGCCGACGTCGTCTCGGCCCGGCTGGCCGGACTGGTCGAGCTGCTCACCGCCCTCGACTCTGCCCCCGCCGTCATCGTCGCGGCCCTCGTGCACGCCGAGATCGCCGTCGTGCGCCCCTTCGTGCGCGGCAACGGCGCCGTCGCGCGGGCCATGGAGCGGGCCGTGGTCCAGGCCAGCGGCCTCGACCCGACCGGCGTCGCGGTGCCCGAGGCCGGGCACGGCGCGCAAGGTGGGGCGGCCTACCTGGGTGCGCTCACGGCATACGGCACCGGCAGCCGCGAGGGGGTCGCGCTGTGGCTCACGCACTGCGCCCAGGCGGTCGTCACCGGGGCGCGTGAGGGGCAGCGGATCGCCGACGCGGTGCTGGCCGGCCGACTGGGCTGA